From one Thermincola ferriacetica genomic stretch:
- a CDS encoding CPBP family intramembrane glutamic endopeptidase, producing the protein MQKESFLDDKKIKWSFVDIILVFVLLLILMGITRAYADNIRRIFGSLRFLGMEPKLTLFFFSAMSQAFYILVVTGIIFWFRKATLAEIGLTTHNFLQTLFIGVGGGFVLVFLILLLGVIMVIITKTTPPPQDVATYLLAMDGKWSRLLAFFLGSVMAPLSEEIYFRGMVYPVFRDRFGRLPGMVISGLIFSLMHRDLFRFIPIAVGGIGLAYLFERTKSLWASIFAHSTWNTVMLLLMATGSRLAP; encoded by the coding sequence ATGCAGAAGGAAAGTTTCCTGGATGATAAAAAAATAAAGTGGTCCTTTGTGGACATTATTCTGGTTTTTGTTCTTTTGCTAATCCTGATGGGGATTACCAGGGCTTATGCCGACAACATCAGAAGAATTTTCGGCAGTCTTCGTTTTTTGGGCATGGAGCCCAAGCTGACTTTGTTCTTTTTTAGCGCCATGTCGCAAGCTTTCTACATCCTCGTTGTAACAGGGATTATTTTTTGGTTCCGCAAAGCAACCCTGGCAGAAATAGGATTAACTACACATAACTTTTTACAAACCCTGTTTATAGGCGTTGGGGGCGGTTTTGTGCTGGTATTTCTCATCCTTCTTCTTGGCGTTATCATGGTTATCATTACCAAAACTACTCCGCCGCCTCAGGATGTTGCCACTTATTTGCTGGCGATGGACGGAAAATGGTCCCGGTTGCTGGCATTTTTCCTTGGGTCGGTTATGGCCCCTTTGAGCGAGGAAATCTATTTTCGCGGCATGGTTTACCCTGTATTTCGGGACAGGTTTGGCCGGCTGCCCGGCATGGTTATATCGGGATTAATTTTTTCTTTGATGCACCGGGACCTGTTCAGGTTTATCCCTATTGCCGTGGGTGGTATTGGCCTGGCCTACCTCTTTGAACGGACCAAATCCTTGTGGGCTTCGATTTTTGCTCATTCCACCTGGAATACTGTTATGCTGCTTTTAATGGCTACCGGTTCGCGGTTGGCACCCTAA